A single genomic interval of Pyrobaculum arsenaticum DSM 13514 harbors:
- a CDS encoding AAA family ATPase yields the protein MIRRVELINFKAHAKAAFRFGEGVNFIYGPNGSGKTSLMEAISVALFGSTWVRKVGSKWSDYLRRGSTAGEVRLYLSYQGGEVVIARRFGESGTSPSGTYMAVNGSIIARGDADVTAAVATKLGIGVEEFRHLLYIRQGELRRILQEAEYLDRILRLDEFDKVDELYRDVYNELRARRERIGGRAEELEKRIQPLRSRLEDLRRRLGEVEAKLRELEPYQNRLPEAERRYLELRDRHNVLLAEREQLERRLEELAHAALEAEKDVEQLEEELEKIRKAAQELKTLPTFGDVEKEYFELRQVVSVVEKIPLEVKSYDPSRLEEARQRLEDSSRRLAQVKSRLELLRDVVRLASRAEGGVCPVCGSPLRPEAVRRHELEIIGLEKEEKRLVSLIEELRDEIKRLESLDRAYQTYREYLNVDLLSAKKRLTELEKMYKAKVETERRRAYLAALVEREAEVLGKLEKAKRRLAEAEVAIGEVGERLKKVEEELEKTQALLKEAEAEYLLIRDRHREYTALQTLAKELREQLQSTELELQEAVAELEKAREDLSKLDKALAVAKNVRGTLAELKPAARQIFLRAINEELNHVFLKLRHKDAFKSAQLVEANGRYVARISTPNGYIDHGLLSLGEQNLLALSLRVALARALLGGAPFMMLDEPTEHLDEEHRKRIVELVRDLTSVVPTVVVTSHLGEFEEVADNIIHL from the coding sequence ATGATTAGGCGGGTGGAGCTCATTAATTTTAAGGCGCATGCCAAGGCGGCTTTTAGATTTGGCGAGGGGGTCAACTTCATCTATGGGCCAAACGGCTCAGGCAAGACGTCGCTGATGGAGGCCATATCAGTTGCTCTCTTCGGCTCTACTTGGGTAAGGAAGGTGGGCTCGAAGTGGTCGGACTACCTGCGCCGGGGATCCACGGCGGGCGAGGTTAGGCTATATCTCAGCTACCAGGGAGGCGAGGTGGTGATTGCCAGACGTTTTGGGGAAAGCGGCACCTCTCCTTCAGGCACCTACATGGCCGTAAACGGCTCTATTATCGCTAGGGGCGATGCGGACGTCACAGCCGCCGTGGCGACGAAGTTGGGGATAGGCGTGGAGGAGTTTCGACATCTTCTTTACATACGCCAGGGCGAGTTGAGGAGAATACTACAGGAGGCTGAGTATCTAGACAGGATTTTGAGACTCGACGAGTTTGACAAGGTAGACGAGCTGTACAGAGACGTCTACAACGAGCTTAGGGCCAGGAGGGAGAGGATTGGGGGGAGAGCCGAGGAGCTTGAAAAACGAATCCAACCTCTCCGATCAAGGCTGGAAGACCTCCGCAGAAGGCTGGGGGAGGTGGAGGCTAAGCTAAGGGAACTTGAGCCCTATCAAAACCGGCTACCCGAGGCGGAGAGAAGGTACCTGGAGCTGAGGGATAGGCACAACGTCTTGTTGGCAGAAAGAGAGCAACTGGAGAGGAGACTCGAGGAGCTGGCCCACGCCGCCCTAGAGGCTGAGAAAGATGTGGAACAGCTAGAAGAGGAGCTGGAGAAGATCCGCAAGGCTGCTCAAGAGCTCAAAACTCTCCCCACATTCGGCGACGTCGAGAAGGAGTATTTTGAACTACGACAAGTAGTGTCCGTAGTTGAGAAGATACCGCTGGAGGTAAAGAGCTACGATCCCTCTAGGCTTGAGGAGGCGAGGCAGAGACTTGAAGACTCCTCGAGGAGGCTTGCCCAGGTTAAGTCGCGGCTTGAGCTGTTGAGGGACGTGGTGAGGCTCGCCAGCAGAGCCGAAGGCGGCGTATGTCCAGTCTGCGGCTCACCCCTCCGCCCCGAGGCGGTGAGAAGACATGAACTAGAGATTATCGGCCTAGAAAAGGAGGAAAAAAGACTAGTCTCATTAATCGAGGAGCTAAGAGACGAGATTAAGAGACTTGAATCTCTAGACCGCGCCTATCAGACCTACAGAGAATACCTCAACGTGGACCTTCTCTCTGCCAAGAAGAGACTTACTGAGCTGGAAAAGATGTACAAGGCCAAAGTGGAGACAGAGCGGCGCCGCGCCTATCTGGCCGCCCTAGTAGAAAGAGAGGCCGAAGTGCTGGGCAAGTTAGAAAAAGCAAAGCGGAGGCTGGCAGAGGCTGAGGTAGCCATAGGCGAGGTGGGCGAGCGGCTCAAGAAGGTAGAAGAGGAGCTAGAAAAAACCCAGGCCCTACTTAAAGAAGCCGAGGCTGAGTACCTACTCATTAGAGATAGGCACAGGGAGTACACGGCGTTGCAGACCTTGGCAAAGGAACTAAGAGAGCAACTACAATCAACCGAGCTCGAGCTACAAGAGGCCGTAGCTGAGCTGGAAAAAGCTAGGGAAGACCTCTCTAAGCTTGACAAGGCCCTTGCCGTAGCTAAGAACGTGCGGGGGACCTTAGCCGAGTTAAAGCCCGCGGCCCGGCAGATATTCCTACGGGCAATAAACGAGGAGCTCAACCACGTCTTCCTGAAACTAAGACACAAGGACGCCTTTAAGTCTGCGCAACTAGTTGAAGCTAACGGAAGATACGTGGCCAGGATATCCACCCCAAACGGCTACATTGACCACGGCCTACTCTCCCTTGGCGAGCAGAACCTCCTAGCTCTCTCCCTCCGCGTCGCCCTCGCAAGAGCTCTCCTCGGAGGAGCCCCATTCATGATGCTAGACGAGCCAACAGAACACCTAGACGAAGAACACAGAAAAAGGATAGTAGAACTAGTAAGAGACCTAACCTCTGTGGTGCCCACAGTAGTCGTCACCTCCCACCTAGGCGAATTCGAAGAAGTCGCCGACAACATTATCCATCTATAA
- a CDS encoding DNA repair exonuclease: MKILHMSDAHLGRAQYGLPEREEDYYKAFREGLMRGKTADAVLITGDVFDSRRPSTRAMLRFVEAVEGVMLPIYVIGGNHDFSYVRYRAEAEQCGGSCAGDTVLRLLDRVKLAKLLCWSPADLGGLVLFGACATPRDYAAEYRKLLQKAPPGALLAIHQAVEGVQARYPAEEDDYTMPQSVFQGLSYIHIAAGHIHDHFAKHPIGAVWAGSIEVWDSGEFETWEYAGRFNKVQERATKGVVLIDAAGRGVSVKSIPLPDSRPLYRLRIYVREGKELAGAVEEAARLFDKPGAVVRLEIMGTAEEGVKTRQLAAAFTKALYVDVVDRTSAPQRAVALRGSAFEELWRLLREKLGEHAEVVIKAMELVREGEREAAYRLVLKALYD; encoded by the coding sequence ATGAAAATTCTACATATGTCAGATGCCCACTTGGGCAGAGCGCAGTACGGCCTCCCCGAGAGGGAGGAGGATTACTACAAGGCGTTCCGCGAGGGCCTTATGAGGGGGAAAACGGCAGACGCCGTTTTAATAACCGGCGACGTTTTCGACTCCAGGAGGCCCTCCACCAGGGCTATGCTACGCTTTGTCGAGGCTGTGGAGGGGGTAATGCTACCCATCTACGTCATTGGAGGGAATCACGACTTCAGCTACGTGAGGTACAGGGCAGAGGCGGAGCAGTGCGGGGGGAGTTGCGCCGGCGATACGGTGTTGAGACTTCTAGACCGCGTAAAACTTGCAAAGCTCCTCTGCTGGAGCCCCGCCGATCTCGGCGGCTTGGTCCTCTTCGGCGCCTGCGCTACGCCGAGGGATTACGCGGCGGAGTACCGAAAGCTACTGCAGAAGGCCCCTCCAGGCGCTTTGTTGGCAATTCACCAAGCTGTTGAAGGCGTGCAGGCGAGGTACCCTGCAGAGGAAGATGACTACACTATGCCTCAGTCAGTCTTCCAAGGGCTTTCCTACATCCATATAGCGGCTGGTCACATACATGACCACTTCGCTAAGCACCCCATTGGCGCCGTGTGGGCCGGGTCAATAGAGGTGTGGGACTCAGGCGAGTTCGAGACCTGGGAATACGCGGGGAGGTTTAATAAGGTCCAAGAAAGGGCAACTAAGGGCGTAGTCTTGATAGACGCGGCGGGGAGGGGGGTCTCGGTCAAGTCTATACCTCTTCCGGATTCGAGGCCGTTGTATAGGCTGAGAATCTACGTCAGAGAGGGCAAGGAGCTGGCCGGCGCGGTAGAAGAGGCGGCAAGGCTCTTCGACAAGCCCGGGGCAGTTGTTAGGCTCGAGATCATGGGCACCGCCGAGGAGGGGGTAAAAACAAGGCAATTGGCAGCAGCGTTTACAAAGGCGCTTTATGTCGACGTAGTGGACCGCACATCAGCCCCCCAGAGGGCCGTGGCACTGCGCGGATCTGCCTTTGAGGAGCTGTGGCGGTTACTTAGGGAGAAGCTGGGGGAACACGCAGAGGTGGTGATAAAGGCGATGGAGCTGGTGAGGGAGGGCGAGAGGGAAGCGGCGTATAGACTAGTGCTTAAGGCGCTGTATGATTAG